The following proteins come from a genomic window of Terribacillus aidingensis:
- a CDS encoding PRD domain-containing protein gives MGKSFSVQKILNNNVLIAENEDSKEVVLIGKGVGFGKKSGSKLEEGEFEKLFVLQDEKEQNSYKQMLDHIDEELVAVMNDVIYLIAERMEQQLNEHIHIGLTDHLAFAMKRLEQGLDIKNPFAVETKFIYPKEYSVASEAVSLLNERLGIQLPEGEIGFITLHIHSACINQPVGELSQYTRLIAQMFQVIEASLAITVDRESIDYIRLVRHFRFAIDRIKRGEEVREPDKIMNLLKTEYPLCYNTAWKLVKILQQTLKRPVQEAEAVYLTLHLYRLTNKL, from the coding sequence ATGGGGAAATCCTTTTCTGTCCAAAAAATACTCAATAATAATGTACTGATAGCCGAAAATGAGGATTCAAAAGAAGTCGTCCTGATCGGTAAAGGCGTCGGTTTTGGGAAGAAATCAGGCAGTAAGCTGGAGGAAGGCGAATTTGAAAAACTGTTTGTGCTTCAAGATGAAAAGGAGCAGAACAGCTACAAGCAGATGCTGGATCATATCGACGAAGAACTGGTTGCGGTTATGAATGATGTCATTTATCTAATCGCAGAGCGGATGGAGCAGCAATTAAATGAGCATATTCACATCGGGCTGACCGATCACTTAGCCTTTGCAATGAAACGACTGGAGCAAGGCTTGGATATCAAAAATCCTTTTGCAGTGGAAACGAAATTCATCTATCCGAAGGAATATAGCGTAGCTAGTGAGGCTGTATCACTTTTAAATGAACGGCTCGGCATCCAGCTGCCGGAAGGTGAAATCGGTTTTATTACGCTGCATATTCACAGTGCTTGTATCAATCAGCCTGTAGGAGAACTAAGTCAATATACAAGGCTGATTGCGCAGATGTTCCAGGTGATCGAGGCAAGTTTAGCTATAACAGTCGATCGGGAAAGTATTGATTATATAAGGCTTGTCCGTCATTTCCGTTTTGCAATCGACCGGATAAAACGGGGTGAGGAAGTTCGAGAGCCTGATAAGATCATGAACCTATTGAAAACTGAATATCCACTGTGCTATAATACTGCTTGGAAGCTAGTCAAAATATTACAGCAAACGTTAAAACGTCCTGTACAAGAAGCAGAGGCAGTCTATCTCACTTTGCATCTGTACCGTTTGACCAATAAATTATAA
- the ptsG gene encoding glucose-specific PTS transporter subunit IIBC, whose translation MKNAFGVLQKIGRALMLPVAILPAAGILLALGDALQNPDLMGNIGFLNSAWVQLIASVMQSAGYIVFDNLPLLFAVGVAIGLANGDGVAGIAAIIGYLIMNATMSAVLIANGSIPEDAVEQAEFFAGNNPAYTTMLGIPTLATGVFGGIIVGVLAAIMFNRFYKIELPQYLGFFAGKRFVPIVTSLAALALGLLMLVVWPPIQHALNSFSSGLLSSNMTLTAFIFGVIERALIPFGLHHIFYSPFWYEFFSYTNAAGELIRGDQRIFMAQIRDGAELTAGTFMTGRYPFMMFGLPAAALAIYHEASPERKKVVAGLMGSAALTSFLTGITEPLDFSFLFVAPLLYAVHCVFAGLSYMTMYMLDIKVGMTFSGGFIDFFLYGILPNRTDWWLVIPVGLAFAVIYYFVFRFAIRKFNLMTPGREREVKEETNTRNSRAGGLAYHVLEAMGNKENIKYLDACLTRLRVTVNDKNKVDKTELKKLGAAGVLEVGNNMQAIFGPKSEGLKEQIQDIIMGKTSSPKIEAAPVAEVVLQVEDIQSNLLQNDPFVIPMSGTLRYLEDVPDLVFSEKLMGDGFAIEPVNGTVVSPINGKVINIFPTKHAIGLEADNGREVLIHIGLETVNLKGEGFEVFVKEGDRVVAGQKLVEADLANIEPHVPSLLTPVVFTNLVPAEKVVFQAGKKVKANQKNRVKIEMF comes from the coding sequence ATGAAAAATGCTTTTGGTGTCCTGCAGAAAATCGGCCGGGCGCTTATGCTGCCTGTCGCAATACTACCTGCTGCCGGTATCTTGCTGGCATTGGGGGATGCATTACAGAACCCGGATCTGATGGGGAATATCGGCTTTTTGAACAGTGCTTGGGTGCAGCTCATTGCTTCTGTCATGCAAAGTGCCGGCTATATCGTATTTGATAACTTGCCGTTACTATTTGCGGTAGGTGTTGCCATTGGACTAGCGAATGGAGATGGTGTGGCAGGTATTGCAGCCATCATCGGTTATCTGATCATGAACGCGACGATGAGTGCGGTGCTCATCGCTAATGGCAGCATCCCGGAAGATGCTGTTGAACAAGCAGAATTCTTTGCAGGGAATAATCCAGCTTACACGACGATGCTCGGAATCCCGACACTCGCCACAGGAGTATTCGGCGGGATCATTGTCGGTGTGCTGGCAGCCATTATGTTCAATAGATTCTATAAAATTGAGTTGCCGCAGTATCTGGGATTCTTCGCTGGAAAGCGTTTTGTTCCAATTGTGACATCTCTTGCTGCATTGGCGCTTGGTCTGTTGATGCTTGTTGTCTGGCCGCCAATCCAACATGCATTGAATAGCTTCTCGAGCGGCTTGTTATCATCCAATATGACGCTGACGGCTTTCATTTTCGGTGTCATTGAGCGGGCGTTGATTCCTTTCGGCCTGCATCACATTTTTTATTCACCATTCTGGTATGAATTCTTCAGCTACACGAATGCGGCGGGAGAACTGATCCGCGGTGATCAGCGTATTTTCATGGCGCAAATCAGAGACGGGGCAGAGCTGACAGCAGGTACATTCATGACTGGCAGATATCCGTTCATGATGTTCGGTTTGCCGGCGGCAGCCTTGGCTATTTATCACGAAGCAAGCCCTGAAAGAAAGAAAGTTGTTGCTGGGTTGATGGGTTCAGCGGCACTGACTTCCTTCTTGACAGGAATCACAGAACCGCTTGATTTCTCTTTCTTGTTCGTTGCGCCATTGTTATACGCTGTACACTGTGTATTTGCTGGACTTTCCTATATGACGATGTACATGCTGGATATTAAAGTCGGAATGACATTCTCCGGTGGATTCATTGATTTCTTCTTGTACGGAATCCTGCCAAACCGGACGGATTGGTGGCTGGTTATTCCAGTAGGATTAGCTTTTGCGGTAATCTATTATTTCGTATTCCGATTCGCAATTCGTAAATTCAATCTCATGACGCCAGGTCGTGAAAGAGAAGTGAAAGAAGAAACAAATACAAGAAACTCTCGGGCTGGAGGATTGGCGTATCACGTGCTGGAAGCGATGGGTAATAAAGAAAATATCAAATACTTGGACGCATGTTTAACACGTCTTCGAGTCACAGTGAATGATAAGAACAAAGTTGATAAAACTGAACTGAAGAAATTAGGGGCAGCGGGTGTGCTGGAAGTCGGGAACAACATGCAAGCCATATTTGGGCCGAAATCGGAAGGGCTGAAAGAGCAGATACAGGATATCATAATGGGCAAGACATCAAGCCCGAAAATTGAAGCTGCACCTGTAGCGGAAGTCGTTTTACAGGTCGAGGATATACAATCCAACCTGCTTCAAAATGACCCATTCGTCATACCGATGTCTGGAACACTGCGTTATTTGGAGGATGTACCGGATCTAGTCTTCTCTGAAAAACTAATGGGAGATGGCTTTGCGATCGAACCTGTCAATGGAACTGTTGTTTCTCCGATTAACGGAAAAGTCATCAACATATTTCCTACAAAGCACGCCATTGGTTTAGAGGCAGACAATGGTCGTGAGGTGCTGATTCATATTGGATTGGAAACGGTGAATTTGAAGGGGGAAGGATTCGAGGTTTTTGTGAAAGAGGGAGACAGAGTCGTAGCGGGTCAGAAACTAGTGGAAGCTGACCTTGCAAATATAGAACCACACGTCCCGTCTTTGCTGACCCCGGTTGTGTTTACGAATCTGGTACCTGCTGAGAAAGTCGTCTTCCAAGCAGGAAAGAAAGTAAAAGCGAACCAGAAAAACAGAGTTAAAATCGAAATGTTTTAG
- a CDS encoding helix-turn-helix domain-containing protein, with amino-acid sequence MQKKYNISVEATLEVIGGKWKTVILCHLTHGKKRTSELKRLMPNISQKMLTQQLRELEADGIINRIQYHELPPRVEYELSEYGWSLQEILDSLCSWGESHIVKVYGNKEDYLEKTYLNE; translated from the coding sequence ATGCAAAAGAAATATAATATTAGTGTAGAAGCAACACTTGAGGTAATAGGCGGGAAGTGGAAAACCGTCATTCTCTGCCATCTGACACACGGAAAGAAACGGACAAGCGAATTGAAGCGGCTTATGCCGAATATCTCCCAGAAAATGCTCACGCAGCAGCTTCGCGAATTGGAAGCAGACGGGATCATTAACAGGATTCAATACCATGAGCTTCCGCCGCGTGTCGAATACGAACTGAGCGAGTATGGCTGGAGTTTGCAAGAGATACTGGATTCCTTGTGCAGCTGGGGTGAATCTCATATCGTCAAGGTATACGGAAATAAAGAGGACTATCTGGAAAAGACATATTTGAACGAATGA
- a CDS encoding MFS transporter — MKGKQSFALIALAITAFAIGTTEFISVGLLPLIADDFHSSVQAAGLTVSLYAIGVVVGAPILTPMLSRIPKKKQLLLVMLVFLIGNSIAAAAPNMSILLVARFISALAHGVFMSIGSTIAASLVPPNKRAGAISIMFTGLTVATITGVPFGTFIGQQLDWRIAFLFIVVIGLLAGLANLALLPNTLPKGVKVRLKDQTSLLRSVPIVLVLLITALGYGGTFVVFTYLSPLLQQISGFQPGTVTLLLLLYGIAVAIGNITGGKLANKKPVHALFYMFAIQAIILAALYITLPVKGLGLLFILLMGLFAFMNVPGLQSYIVVLAERLVPQAVDVASAWNIAAFNAGIALGSYLGGVVTEQLGLLHTSWVAAIMVAAAVGLTAISRKLENKGVISHEISKAQ; from the coding sequence ATGAAAGGAAAACAATCTTTTGCCTTGATCGCTTTGGCTATTACGGCTTTTGCGATCGGCACAACAGAATTCATCAGTGTGGGTCTGTTGCCGCTGATTGCGGATGACTTTCACTCATCAGTGCAGGCGGCTGGACTTACAGTGTCCCTATATGCCATCGGGGTTGTTGTCGGTGCTCCGATCCTGACACCGATGCTTTCCCGTATACCGAAAAAGAAGCAGCTTCTTTTGGTTATGCTTGTCTTTTTGATAGGTAATAGTATAGCCGCTGCTGCTCCTAATATGTCTATTCTGCTGGTTGCTCGTTTCATCTCGGCGCTTGCGCATGGCGTATTCATGTCGATCGGCTCTACAATCGCTGCGAGTTTGGTTCCGCCAAATAAGCGGGCAGGAGCAATCAGTATCATGTTCACTGGACTTACTGTTGCCACGATTACCGGTGTACCGTTCGGGACATTCATCGGTCAGCAGCTAGATTGGCGAATTGCTTTTCTATTTATTGTCGTTATTGGACTTCTTGCTGGTTTGGCTAATCTGGCATTGCTGCCAAATACGCTGCCTAAAGGCGTAAAAGTAAGACTTAAAGATCAAACTAGTCTCTTGCGGTCAGTCCCTATCGTTCTGGTTCTTCTTATTACGGCACTTGGCTATGGCGGCACATTCGTCGTCTTTACGTATTTATCACCACTTTTGCAGCAGATAAGCGGATTTCAGCCAGGGACAGTGACGTTGCTTTTGCTCTTGTATGGTATTGCAGTAGCAATCGGCAATATTACTGGCGGTAAGCTGGCTAATAAAAAGCCGGTTCATGCTTTATTTTATATGTTTGCCATACAGGCAATTATACTAGCTGCCTTATACATCACATTACCTGTCAAAGGACTTGGTTTGCTGTTCATACTGCTTATGGGATTGTTCGCCTTTATGAACGTTCCCGGTTTACAGTCGTATATCGTTGTGCTTGCCGAACGGCTTGTACCGCAGGCGGTTGATGTAGCCTCTGCTTGGAATATTGCAGCTTTCAATGCTGGAATTGCCCTCGGGTCCTATTTGGGCGGAGTTGTTACAGAGCAGCTCGGTCTGCTTCATACAAGCTGGGTAGCAGCCATTATGGTTGCAGCAGCAGTTGGTTTAACAGCTATTTCGAGAAAACTAGAAAACAAAGGAGTAATATCTCATGAAATCAGTAAAGCTCAATAA
- a CDS encoding aldo/keto reductase, translating to MKSVKLNNGNSMPMLGYGVFRVEDGEELAEKVYFAIEQGYRSIDTAAIYGNEASVGQGINRAIQAGLVKREDLFVTSKVWNAGLTLEQTKAAYGESLEKMQLDYLDLYLIHWPGKDKFLEPYRALEELYEEKKVKAIGVSNFQVHHLEELLKTASVVPAINQVEFHPRLIQAKLRAYAKGNGIHLEAWSPLMNGELLAQPLLQELSSKYGKSPAQIVLRWDIQHGVITIPKSMTDKRIIENKEVFDFEIQPEDMERLDQLDDGTRSGPHPDEFDF from the coding sequence ATGAAATCAGTAAAGCTCAATAACGGCAATTCTATGCCGATGCTAGGTTACGGTGTCTTCCGTGTAGAGGATGGAGAGGAACTAGCTGAAAAAGTCTATTTTGCTATCGAACAAGGATATCGCAGTATCGATACAGCTGCTATTTATGGAAATGAGGCAAGTGTCGGCCAAGGAATTAACCGGGCCATCCAAGCAGGGTTAGTGAAAAGAGAAGATTTGTTTGTCACCTCTAAAGTATGGAATGCAGGCCTGACATTGGAACAAACAAAAGCAGCTTATGGAGAGAGTTTGGAAAAAATGCAGCTTGATTATCTTGATCTTTATTTAATCCACTGGCCAGGGAAAGATAAGTTTTTAGAGCCATATCGAGCACTGGAAGAACTATATGAAGAGAAGAAAGTGAAAGCGATTGGTGTGAGCAACTTCCAAGTTCATCATTTGGAAGAATTACTAAAAACCGCTTCTGTGGTGCCGGCAATCAATCAAGTAGAATTCCACCCGCGCTTGATTCAAGCAAAACTGCGTGCATACGCGAAGGGAAATGGAATCCATTTGGAAGCATGGTCACCTCTTATGAACGGAGAACTGCTGGCGCAGCCATTGCTGCAGGAGCTATCTAGCAAATACGGGAAATCCCCGGCCCAGATTGTGCTTCGCTGGGATATTCAGCATGGTGTCATCACGATACCAAAATCAATGACAGACAAACGTATCATCGAAAACAAGGAAGTTTTCGATTTTGAAATTCAACCAGAAGATATGGAGCGCTTAGATCAATTGGATGATGGTACCCGCAGTGGCCCGCATCCGGACGAGTTCGATTTTTAA
- the fabI gene encoding enoyl-ACP reductase FabI, protein MKDFLQLQNKHIVIMGVANDRSIGWGVAQSLYAAGAKLIFTYRQERSAKKLNKLLEKNEMEAAVIQCDVNDDDSIASAFAEIKDKFTTVHGLVHSVAHAHQEDLRGDFIDTSRDGYAFAQDTSAYSLVAVAKAVRPLMTEGGSIVTMSYLGAERVLQGYNVMGVAKAALEASVRYLANDLGPDNIRINAISAGPIRTLAAKGVPSFNDILSKVEHTAPLRRNVSAEEVGDMTVGLLGALSRGVTGEIVYVDAGFNIIGIG, encoded by the coding sequence ATGAAGGATTTTCTACAATTACAGAATAAGCACATCGTCATCATGGGTGTGGCGAATGATCGCAGTATCGGATGGGGCGTTGCGCAATCGTTATATGCCGCTGGTGCGAAGCTGATTTTTACATATCGCCAGGAGCGTTCCGCTAAAAAGTTGAACAAGCTGTTGGAAAAGAATGAAATGGAAGCAGCTGTTATCCAGTGTGACGTAAACGATGATGACAGCATCGCGTCTGCATTTGCAGAAATCAAAGACAAGTTCACAACTGTCCATGGTCTTGTACATTCCGTAGCTCATGCACATCAAGAAGATTTGAGAGGTGATTTCATCGACACTTCTCGTGACGGCTATGCATTCGCACAGGATACAAGTGCCTATTCATTAGTAGCTGTAGCAAAAGCAGTCCGTCCGTTAATGACAGAAGGCGGCTCCATCGTGACAATGAGCTACCTTGGTGCTGAACGTGTGCTGCAGGGCTACAACGTCATGGGTGTTGCAAAAGCAGCGCTGGAAGCAAGTGTACGCTACTTGGCGAATGATCTTGGTCCGGATAACATCCGTATTAACGCTATCTCTGCAGGTCCAATCCGTACATTGGCTGCAAAAGGCGTACCTTCTTTCAATGACATCCTTTCAAAAGTGGAACATACTGCACCGCTTCGCCGTAATGTTTCTGCTGAGGAAGTTGGCGATATGACTGTTGGTTTGCTCGGAGCTCTTTCCCGCGGTGTAACTGGTGAGATTGTTTACGTGGATGCTGGTTTCAATATCATCGGTATTGGTTAA
- a CDS encoding GntR family transcriptional regulator → MFELDLRSGKPIYEQIVDKFKELIINQVLETDEKLPSVRELAQQLTINPNTIQKAYRELENQELIYSVKGRGSFVNAISLQVDPQKVKQMQEEMKKLLTEALYIGMTADEIRNVVEQQLRNGGGSEK, encoded by the coding sequence ATGTTTGAACTTGACTTGCGAAGCGGCAAGCCGATATATGAACAAATCGTTGATAAGTTCAAAGAACTGATTATCAATCAGGTGCTGGAAACGGACGAGAAGCTTCCCTCGGTACGGGAGCTCGCCCAGCAGCTGACGATCAATCCGAATACAATCCAAAAAGCATACCGTGAGCTTGAAAATCAAGAATTGATCTATTCCGTAAAGGGACGGGGGAGTTTCGTGAACGCGATTAGTTTACAGGTCGATCCACAAAAGGTGAAGCAAATGCAGGAGGAAATGAAAAAACTGCTTACCGAGGCACTGTATATCGGTATGACAGCAGATGAAATTCGAAATGTGGTGGAGCAGCAGCTGCGTAATGGGGGAGGAAGCGAAAAATGA
- a CDS encoding ABC transporter ATP-binding protein: MIKAVELSKKFDRKQVLDQVGFQVKKGTIYGLLGSNGAGKTTIMRILAGILKQDKGCVLVDGKTVFENVALKQRIIFMPDILYFLPQYTVKQMGQFYADMYANWDQQRYDQLISQFKLENKKVSTFSKGMQRQVAFCLALAAKPDFLIMDEPLDGLDAVVRQRIKGLLINDVAEREMTVLISSHNLREMENLCDDVGIVHKGKMILERNLDDMKTEVQKVQFALRKGQDMSFLEKLNILHQEKRGSIHLLIVKADHQELEGILAAQNPVVLDMLPLSLEEIFIYEMGGAGYAIENILD, encoded by the coding sequence ATGATCAAAGCAGTAGAACTAAGTAAAAAATTTGACCGGAAACAAGTGTTGGACCAAGTTGGTTTTCAGGTTAAGAAAGGGACGATTTACGGTCTACTTGGCTCGAACGGTGCAGGAAAGACAACCATAATGCGTATTCTTGCCGGTATACTGAAGCAAGACAAAGGGTGTGTCCTGGTAGACGGCAAAACTGTATTTGAAAATGTGGCGTTGAAACAGCGCATCATCTTCATGCCGGATATTCTTTATTTTCTCCCGCAATATACAGTGAAGCAGATGGGTCAATTTTATGCTGATATGTATGCGAATTGGGATCAGCAGCGATATGACCAGCTGATCAGCCAATTCAAACTGGAGAACAAGAAAGTCTCTACCTTTTCGAAAGGTATGCAGCGACAAGTGGCATTTTGTCTGGCATTGGCAGCAAAGCCGGATTTTCTAATCATGGACGAACCGCTTGATGGATTAGACGCTGTTGTGCGGCAGCGAATTAAAGGCTTACTTATCAATGACGTTGCGGAGAGAGAGATGACCGTCCTTATTTCTTCCCACAATCTGCGGGAAATGGAGAACCTCTGTGATGACGTTGGAATCGTACATAAAGGAAAAATGATTCTGGAGCGGAATCTGGATGATATGAAGACAGAGGTTCAAAAGGTTCAGTTCGCTTTGCGTAAAGGGCAGGATATGAGTTTCTTAGAAAAATTAAATATCCTTCACCAGGAAAAACGCGGGAGCATCCATCTGCTGATCGTCAAAGCAGACCATCAGGAGTTAGAAGGAATACTTGCAGCACAAAACCCAGTCGTACTGGATATGCTGCCGCTATCCTTGGAAGAAATCTTTATCTATGAAATGGGAGGTGCTGGCTATGCCATCGAAAACATCCTTGATTAA
- a CDS encoding RNA polymerase sigma factor — translation MASECVYVTESVFQHIYSLYHQRVYHAAQKVLRDPQLAEDAAQETFIKAYRNLDKLEDVSKAGAWLATIASRTAIDMLRKEGKCKFISIELASWELEQHYLEHIVMEEVELRETKRELEQDIRKLKPKLQEVLALRYVNDMKESEIAANLSLTKSTVKTRLYRAKQLIKAERANRDMIMVRETW, via the coding sequence GTGGCTAGCGAGTGTGTATATGTGACGGAGTCGGTGTTTCAGCATATCTATTCGCTCTACCATCAGCGGGTATATCATGCAGCGCAGAAGGTACTGCGTGATCCGCAGCTGGCAGAGGACGCGGCGCAAGAGACGTTCATCAAAGCTTATCGTAATCTGGACAAGCTGGAGGATGTGTCGAAGGCAGGTGCATGGCTTGCAACAATTGCTTCACGTACAGCCATTGATATGCTTCGCAAAGAAGGTAAATGCAAGTTCATTAGTATAGAATTGGCCAGCTGGGAGCTTGAGCAGCATTATCTCGAGCATATCGTCATGGAAGAGGTCGAGCTGCGGGAGACGAAACGAGAACTCGAGCAGGATATTCGAAAGCTGAAGCCAAAACTCCAAGAAGTGCTGGCGCTGCGTTATGTGAATGATATGAAAGAAAGTGAAATTGCTGCTAACCTATCTTTAACTAAATCAACAGTGAAGACTCGATTGTACAGGGCAAAGCAACTAATAAAAGCAGAGCGGGCAAACCGCGATATGATAATGGTAAGAGAGACATGGTAA
- a CDS encoding Na-translocating system protein MpsC family protein: MLENSNEIKKKLSHMYNDVSKELFGVGTTLLKVSIDQNIITIQAKHRRSPRSAALEGEAPSLKQEVDFRLSMLYKKRLAEKLNTETEWHIESILRDYDAASQRAFTNIVLGS; the protein is encoded by the coding sequence ATGCTAGAGAATAGCAATGAAATCAAGAAGAAGCTGTCACATATGTACAATGATGTGTCGAAGGAATTGTTCGGTGTCGGAACGACATTATTGAAGGTTTCCATCGATCAAAACATCATCACCATCCAAGCCAAGCATCGGCGTTCACCGCGATCTGCAGCTTTGGAAGGCGAGGCTCCTAGCTTGAAGCAGGAGGTCGACTTCCGATTATCCATGCTGTACAAAAAACGCTTGGCAGAAAAACTTAATACCGAAACGGAATGGCACATTGAGTCTATACTACGAGATTACGACGCAGCCTCTCAACGTGCTTTTACCAATATTGTCTTAGGCAGTTAA